The Acinetobacter defluvii genome includes a region encoding these proteins:
- a CDS encoding acyl-CoA thioesterase, which translates to MNALTQELIDLLTLEKLEAHIFRGQSRNLVGKRVFGGQVLGQALRAASYTADRPVNSLHAYFLYGGDINAPIIYEVDKLRDGKSFLSRQVRAIQHGRTIFSAMVSFATPEDGLDYQIAEPQYPKPEELKSEQELKENLVSFIPENIRTAFMRPRQVEIRPTTISNPFQPQPEAPSYAHYLRTHDKLAPALADDIALHQAIVAFYSDYTLMMTALRPHGLNYLSPSLQCASIDHTIYFHKTVKADDWMLYDMDATISANSRGLNFGRMWQNGELVCSTVQEGLMRVREIENQ; encoded by the coding sequence ATGAATGCTTTAACCCAAGAACTCATTGATTTACTCACATTAGAAAAGCTTGAAGCGCATATTTTTCGTGGGCAAAGCCGAAATCTCGTAGGTAAACGAGTTTTTGGTGGGCAAGTTTTGGGTCAAGCATTGCGTGCAGCGTCATATACTGCTGATCGTCCCGTGAACTCTTTGCATGCTTATTTTCTGTATGGGGGTGACATTAATGCACCGATTATTTATGAAGTAGATAAGCTACGTGATGGAAAAAGCTTTTTAAGCCGTCAGGTTCGAGCAATTCAACATGGGCGTACGATTTTTTCAGCGATGGTATCCTTTGCAACGCCAGAGGATGGTTTAGATTATCAAATTGCAGAGCCACAATATCCAAAACCTGAAGAGTTAAAGTCTGAGCAAGAATTAAAAGAGAATTTAGTCAGTTTTATTCCAGAAAATATTCGTACAGCATTTATGCGTCCACGCCAAGTTGAAATTCGTCCAACCACGATCAGCAATCCTTTTCAACCTCAGCCAGAAGCACCCTCATATGCGCATTATTTGCGCACGCATGACAAACTTGCGCCTGCCTTGGCAGATGATATTGCATTACACCAAGCGATTGTGGCTTTTTACTCAGATTATACGTTAATGATGACAGCACTACGTCCGCATGGTTTGAACTATCTATCTCCAAGTTTGCAATGTGCCAGTATTGATCATACGATTTATTTCCATAAAACTGTAAAAGCGGATGATTGGATGCTTTACGATATGGATGCAACTATTAGTGCTAATTCTCGTGGGCTAAACTTTGGGCGTATGTGGCAAAATGGCGAACTGGTATGCAGTACTGTGCAAGAAGGCTTGATGCGTGTACGTGAAATAGAAAATCAATAA
- a CDS encoding dicarboxylate/amino acid:cation symporter, which yields MSLNTQILIAAILGVAFGFLLNLFPATQFFDSSIYLLGIASSIFIGLLKMLLVPLIFSSIVVGVSNLQAGGQLSRTWKITLACCVTTTTLALILGLTCAHLFDVGKGVDIALFQDAMTNHQTPDTLTPSSFFTNFIQNTLINPFKAFAEGNVLAVVVFALFLGAALVKGGDKFKSIRVLSLQFFEVMMFLVSWVMKLAPIGIFALLAKLISTEDISILSRLAEFAAVVTGTTIFHGAVVLPLLLWVFGEMSPITFFKGARAALITAFATSSSSATMPLSMQCAQQNLGVRPQTAGFVIPLGTQLNMDGTALYEAAAALFIANLMGLDLSIAQQIIVCLTAMIASLGAPGIPSAGMVTMIMVLQSVGLPAEAIAILLPIDRLLDTVRTVVNVQGDMMISVVVDHHTKTLEKTSSYNS from the coding sequence ATGAGCTTAAATACGCAAATTTTAATTGCCGCAATTTTAGGTGTTGCATTTGGATTTTTACTTAATCTGTTTCCCGCTACACAATTTTTTGACAGCAGTATTTATCTCTTAGGCATTGCCAGTAGTATATTTATTGGCTTATTGAAAATGCTGCTCGTCCCTCTGATTTTTAGTTCAATTGTGGTCGGCGTTTCTAACCTACAAGCAGGTGGGCAGCTCAGTCGTACATGGAAAATTACTTTAGCTTGTTGTGTAACCACCACAACTTTGGCACTGATTTTAGGTCTTACTTGTGCGCATTTATTTGATGTGGGTAAAGGCGTAGATATTGCATTGTTTCAAGATGCCATGACTAACCATCAAACCCCAGACACATTAACGCCAAGCTCTTTTTTTACCAATTTTATTCAAAATACCTTGATTAACCCATTTAAAGCATTTGCGGAAGGCAATGTCTTGGCAGTGGTGGTCTTCGCACTATTTTTGGGTGCAGCTTTGGTCAAAGGTGGGGATAAATTTAAAAGTATTCGTGTATTGAGTTTACAGTTTTTTGAAGTCATGATGTTTTTGGTGAGTTGGGTAATGAAACTCGCACCGATTGGTATTTTTGCATTATTGGCAAAACTCATTTCTACAGAAGATATTTCGATTTTGAGTCGTTTGGCAGAGTTTGCTGCGGTGGTGACAGGCACAACGATTTTTCATGGGGCAGTAGTGTTGCCACTATTGTTATGGGTTTTTGGGGAAATGAGTCCTATCACCTTTTTCAAAGGTGCACGAGCAGCATTAATCACCGCATTTGCAACCAGTTCTAGTTCAGCGACCATGCCATTGTCTATGCAGTGTGCGCAGCAAAATTTGGGTGTACGTCCGCAAACCGCAGGCTTTGTCATTCCACTTGGGACACAGCTCAATATGGATGGGACAGCTTTATATGAAGCAGCTGCCGCCTTATTTATTGCAAATCTGATGGGCTTGGATTTAAGCATTGCGCAACAAATTATTGTCTGTTTAACTGCAATGATTGCTTCACTCGGTGCACCAGGTATCCCGAGTGCAGGGATGGTCACTATGATTATGGTTTTACAATCTGTGGGCTTACCTGCAGAAGCAATTGCGATTTTATTGCCAATTGATCGCTTGTTAGATACGGTGCGAACGGTGGTCAATGTGCAAGGTGATATGATGATCAGTGTGGTGGTTGACCATCATACTAAAACGCTTGAAAAGACAAGCAGCTACAATTCATAG
- a CDS encoding hemerythrin domain-containing protein: MHRSSASTTRSHVASTKSENKISYSEDLIPSLKNDHQQLIALYIQIDQLIQTQNFDDIQTALATLKTEFNRHIMQENVSFYCYLEQQFAENENHLETVKEYRKEMNGISHAFVMFIKKWQTQVISHENLTIFQAEYAAIGEVLTQRIHSEENQLYPLYQPSL; the protein is encoded by the coding sequence GTGCACCGTTCTTCTGCATCAACCACTCGCAGTCATGTTGCATCTACAAAAAGTGAAAATAAAATTTCGTATTCCGAAGATTTAATCCCTTCTTTAAAAAATGATCATCAGCAATTGATTGCACTGTATATTCAAATCGATCAACTCATTCAAACACAAAACTTTGATGATATTCAAACAGCTTTAGCCACCTTAAAAACTGAATTCAATCGTCACATCATGCAAGAAAATGTCAGTTTTTATTGCTATCTTGAGCAACAGTTTGCAGAAAATGAAAATCACTTAGAAACAGTGAAAGAGTATCGTAAAGAAATGAATGGCATTTCACATGCTTTTGTCATGTTTATTAAAAAGTGGCAAACTCAGGTAATTTCACATGAAAACCTAACCATTTTTCAAGCAGAATACGCTGCGATTGGTGAAGTATTAACACAGCGTATTCACAGTGAAGAAAATCAGCTTTATCCGCTTTATCAACCTTCCCTATGA
- a CDS encoding metal-dependent hydrolase: MKLFSRLKNSKIGSSIQYHIKPRKVKFEWQETPVDWIPNQPFASYFINEIHNILPAGEFWFCRLYNRVLPRVTDEKLAEDVRAFIRQEAMHAQAHTSANKEYLTVRNIDIQRNLNLMDFLFGKLLADQPLGIHVPKALEHQWDLFRLGIVATVEHMTCVLGKYALYNKEWERLGADANMLDLVKWHGAEEIEHRTVAFDLYRHLGGGYISRYYQSVIAIIAILGLWVDGAAHIMGQDPRFANKKPAFYKPWIWREWASIAQKDNRIMPHPLWLVSQQLGYLMPWYDPVHEAKTEDAIAYLDQSPAAKRALPQAA, from the coding sequence ATGAAGTTATTCTCTCGTTTAAAAAATAGTAAGATTGGATCGTCTATTCAATATCATATCAAACCTCGTAAAGTGAAATTTGAATGGCAAGAAACGCCTGTGGATTGGATTCCAAATCAACCTTTTGCAAGTTATTTCATTAATGAAATTCACAACATTTTACCTGCAGGTGAGTTTTGGTTTTGCCGCTTATATAACCGAGTATTACCAAGAGTCACAGACGAAAAACTTGCTGAAGATGTTCGTGCTTTTATTCGCCAAGAAGCCATGCATGCACAAGCCCATACCTCTGCCAATAAAGAATATCTCACTGTACGTAACATTGATATTCAACGTAATTTAAATCTCATGGATTTTTTATTTGGAAAGTTATTAGCCGATCAACCTCTAGGCATTCATGTACCTAAAGCTTTAGAACATCAATGGGATTTATTTCGTTTAGGTATTGTGGCAACCGTTGAACATATGACCTGTGTATTAGGTAAATATGCACTTTATAATAAAGAATGGGAGCGACTTGGTGCAGATGCCAATATGCTAGATTTGGTAAAATGGCATGGTGCAGAGGAAATTGAGCATCGTACAGTGGCATTTGATTTATATCGTCACCTCGGTGGTGGTTATATTTCCCGTTATTATCAAAGTGTTATCGCTATTATTGCTATTTTAGGTTTATGGGTAGATGGTGCAGCACATATCATGGGACAAGACCCACGCTTTGCAAATAAAAAACCTGCATTTTACAAACCTTGGATATGGCGTGAATGGGCAAGTATTGCACAAAAAGATAATCGCATTATGCCTCATCCGCTTTGGCTCGTGTCGCAACAGCTCGGTTATTTAATGCCGTGGTATGATCCTGTGCATGAAGCAAAAACAGAAGATGCGATTGCCTATTTAGATCAATCTCCTGCTGCTAAGCGTGCATTGCCTCAAGCAGCTTAA
- the yihA gene encoding ribosome biogenesis GTP-binding protein YihA/YsxC, which yields MHRSSGKSKNSKTANAPRQKISYEKKVDSVISEYASTALNWLRKAEFLMSAPKLDLCVEDTGYEVAFAGRSNAGKSSAINAITNQKQLARASKKPGRTQMINFFSLGNPHQRLVDLPGYGYAAVPEAMKIVWQKELENYLIHRKSLQGLILLMDIRHPLQHFDVMMLEWAYSRQLFVHVLLTKSDKLNRGPANKALLEVKQELKKMKLNFSIQLFSSLNKEGLEELASVMGGRLNFTLDNPTGFDLDSIPEASADDIEDEMEDTNAAELNENPNNNLDQLK from the coding sequence ATGCATCGCAGCAGTGGAAAGTCGAAAAACAGTAAAACAGCAAATGCGCCTCGGCAAAAAATTAGCTACGAAAAAAAAGTAGATTCCGTTATTTCTGAATATGCAAGCACCGCCTTAAATTGGTTGCGCAAAGCTGAGTTCTTAATGAGCGCACCAAAACTCGACTTGTGTGTAGAAGATACAGGTTATGAAGTTGCATTTGCAGGACGCTCAAATGCTGGTAAATCCAGTGCAATTAATGCGATTACCAATCAAAAACAATTGGCTCGTGCCTCTAAAAAGCCTGGTCGCACTCAAATGATCAACTTTTTTAGTCTAGGTAACCCCCACCAACGTTTGGTCGATTTGCCAGGTTACGGTTATGCAGCAGTACCTGAAGCAATGAAAATCGTTTGGCAAAAAGAACTAGAAAACTATCTTATCCATCGTAAAAGTTTACAAGGCTTAATTTTGCTGATGGATATTCGCCATCCACTACAACATTTTGATGTGATGATGTTGGAATGGGCATATTCTCGTCAACTATTTGTGCATGTATTACTGACCAAATCTGACAAACTTAATCGTGGTCCAGCCAATAAAGCCTTACTAGAGGTCAAACAAGAATTGAAGAAAATGAAATTAAATTTTTCGATTCAACTGTTTTCATCTTTAAACAAAGAAGGTTTAGAAGAGTTAGCAAGTGTGATGGGGGGACGTTTGAATTTTACTTTAGATAATCCAACAGGTTTTGATTTGGACAGTATTCCTGAAGCATCAGCAGATGATATAGAAGATGAGATGGAGGACACGAACGCCGCAGAACTCAATGAAAACCCTAACAATAATCTAGATCAATTAAAATAA
- a CDS encoding RrF2 family transcriptional regulator — MQLNKFTDYALRLVLYTARPRDTPYTIAEIAKDLKVSENHLVKIVHFMAKQGWLITTRGKGGGIRLNPEVSTLRLGAMVRILQGEAPIVECNTPPCVLRRRCGLKGILDNAVEQFYQVLDQYTVADVLSRSTNVPTSKQSAIELIQL, encoded by the coding sequence ATGCAGTTAAATAAATTTACTGATTATGCTTTGCGTCTAGTCTTATATACCGCACGACCTAGAGATACGCCTTATACCATTGCTGAGATTGCAAAAGATTTGAAAGTGTCAGAAAACCATTTGGTTAAAATTGTGCATTTTATGGCTAAACAAGGATGGCTCATTACCACACGAGGTAAAGGTGGTGGAATTCGCTTAAATCCTGAAGTTAGCACTCTACGACTCGGTGCAATGGTTCGTATTTTGCAAGGTGAGGCACCTATTGTTGAATGCAATACCCCCCCTTGTGTTTTACGTCGTCGATGTGGATTAAAAGGTATTTTGGATAATGCAGTTGAACAGTTTTATCAAGTTTTAGATCAATATACCGTTGCCGATGTACTAAGCCGCTCAACGAATGTTCCAACTTCAAAGCAATCAGCGATCGAACTTATTCAACTTTGA
- a CDS encoding globin domain-containing protein has product MTPQHIELVKSTVPVLRENGVALTQYFYNRMLTNNPDLKNIFNMDHQSSGRQPRALAAAVLAYAENIENPSVLAKAVEHIATKHVSLDIQADQYSIVGENLLHSISEVLNVPFESDLIAAWKEAYLQLADILINAEKAKYDGLATQNGGWAGWRTFEISAIEETAEGKKFTLKPQDGNTIPASEPKYYISVKVQVPNHDIQQPQQFTFAEAQQGNDYQIVVKPEQQKTEFSVANILLDHYNVGDTVQVTAPLIG; this is encoded by the coding sequence ATGACACCACAACATATCGAATTAGTAAAATCTACAGTGCCTGTGCTACGTGAAAATGGCGTTGCATTAACACAATATTTTTATAACCGCATGCTGACCAATAATCCTGATCTCAAAAATATTTTTAATATGGATCACCAAAGTTCAGGTCGCCAACCTCGCGCACTTGCAGCTGCAGTTTTGGCTTATGCTGAAAATATTGAAAATCCAAGTGTCTTAGCAAAAGCTGTTGAACACATTGCGACAAAACATGTCAGCTTAGATATTCAAGCAGATCAATACTCTATTGTAGGTGAAAATTTATTACATTCTATTAGTGAGGTTTTAAATGTTCCTTTTGAATCTGACTTGATTGCAGCATGGAAAGAAGCTTATTTACAGCTTGCAGATATTTTAATTAATGCTGAAAAAGCAAAATATGACGGTTTAGCTACACAAAATGGAGGCTGGGCTGGTTGGCGTACTTTTGAGATTTCTGCGATTGAAGAAACGGCAGAAGGCAAGAAATTTACCCTTAAACCCCAAGATGGCAATACGATTCCTGCATCAGAGCCTAAATATTATATTTCAGTAAAAGTTCAGGTACCGAATCACGACATTCAACAACCACAACAATTTACATTTGCTGAAGCACAGCAAGGCAATGACTATCAAATTGTGGTAAAACCTGAACAACAAAAAACTGAGTTTTCTGTGGCAAATATTTTACTTGACCATTATAACGTGGGTGACACCGTTCAAGTAACCGCACCACTTATTGGTTAA
- a CDS encoding helicase HerA-like domain-containing protein has product MATPLVIAKKTSNITQNIVLHSQFANRHGLIAGATGTGKTVTLKVLAESFSRIGVPVFLADAKGDVSSIAKTGSSNPKFDERIKSLGIDQIPFAASPTIFWDLFGAQGHPIRTTVSEIGPLLLAQMLNLNETQEGVLSAVFRIADDQGSLLIDFKDLKAMLTYVSENAAALKAEYGNLSPASLGAIQRNLLALGDQGGDKFFGEPSLDIMDFIQTDSNGHGYINLLAADKLMNTPKLYATFLLWMLSELFEKLPEVGDMDKPKLVFFFDEAHLLFDNASPALQEKIQQVVRLIRSKGVGIYFITQSPLDIPEDVLGQLGNRIQHALRAFTPKDQKAVKTAADTFRANPEFKVDQAITELAVGEALISCLDEQGTPQIVERGMVMPPYSAFTPINPEERKALIAQSIVAGIYENEVDRDSAYEMLQRKVTESAQQKIAFELAAQQAKQLEEITKQQLKQQEVAAKQQAKEQERIAKEQQKEAERAAKQREKLTQDIVGTFAKSAARSLGGSTGQKIVRGLLGSLFGKR; this is encoded by the coding sequence ATGGCAACGCCACTGGTTATTGCAAAAAAAACATCTAATATCACACAAAACATTGTTTTACATTCTCAATTTGCCAACCGTCACGGACTCATCGCAGGGGCAACAGGAACAGGAAAAACGGTCACCCTAAAAGTTTTGGCTGAAAGCTTTTCTCGCATTGGTGTACCTGTATTTTTAGCGGATGCAAAAGGCGATGTATCAAGTATAGCCAAAACAGGTTCAAGCAATCCAAAGTTTGATGAACGCATTAAAAGCTTAGGTATCGATCAGATTCCGTTTGCAGCTTCACCCACTATTTTTTGGGATCTTTTTGGTGCGCAAGGACACCCAATCCGTACTACAGTTTCAGAAATTGGTCCTTTACTGCTTGCGCAAATGCTTAACTTAAATGAAACCCAAGAAGGTGTGCTCTCTGCTGTTTTTAGGATTGCAGATGATCAAGGTTCATTACTAATTGACTTTAAAGACCTTAAAGCGATGCTGACGTATGTTAGTGAAAATGCAGCCGCACTCAAAGCAGAATATGGCAATCTTTCACCCGCAAGTTTAGGTGCAATCCAGCGCAATCTTTTAGCTTTAGGTGATCAAGGCGGTGATAAATTCTTTGGTGAACCTAGCTTGGATATCATGGATTTTATTCAAACTGACTCCAATGGTCATGGCTACATCAATTTATTGGCGGCTGATAAATTGATGAATACACCTAAACTCTATGCAACTTTTTTACTTTGGATGCTTTCAGAGCTGTTTGAAAAATTACCTGAAGTGGGTGACATGGACAAACCTAAACTGGTGTTTTTCTTTGATGAGGCACATCTATTATTTGATAATGCCAGCCCAGCTTTGCAAGAAAAAATTCAACAAGTGGTACGTCTGATTCGCTCTAAAGGAGTGGGGATTTATTTTATTACACAAAGTCCGCTCGACATTCCTGAGGATGTACTCGGGCAACTGGGTAATCGAATACAACATGCTTTGCGTGCCTTTACACCAAAAGATCAAAAAGCCGTCAAAACTGCTGCAGATACTTTCCGTGCCAATCCAGAGTTTAAAGTAGACCAAGCCATTACCGAACTGGCGGTAGGTGAGGCTTTAATTAGCTGTTTGGATGAACAAGGCACACCACAAATTGTAGAGCGTGGTATGGTAATGCCTCCTTACTCTGCATTTACTCCAATCAACCCAGAAGAGCGCAAGGCATTGATAGCGCAAAGTATTGTTGCGGGTATCTATGAAAATGAAGTTGATCGTGATAGTGCCTATGAAATGTTACAACGCAAAGTAACGGAGAGCGCTCAACAAAAAATTGCCTTTGAACTGGCAGCGCAGCAAGCAAAGCAGCTTGAAGAAATCACTAAGCAACAATTAAAACAACAAGAAGTTGCAGCAAAACAACAAGCCAAAGAGCAAGAACGTATTGCTAAAGAACAGCAAAAGGAAGCTGAACGCGCAGCAAAACAACGTGAAAAACTGACCCAAGATATTGTAGGTACTTTTGCAAAAAGTGCAGCACGCAGCCTAGGTGGTAGTACAGGACAAAAAATTGTTCGTGGCTTACTTGGCTCACTATTTGGAAAAAGATAA
- a CDS encoding PLP-dependent transferase, whose product MKLKPQTALIHAPRKAPQYINTIQAPLYRASTIIFENTDALFDRHWTDDYDYSYGTHGTPTTFTLGDNMAQIEGGKYCLLAPSGLSAINLVNSCFLSYGDEVWVADNIYGPNMEHLRNLESRYGIQIKVYNSIDVESFQPTPKAKLIWLEAAGSVTLEFPDLVKLVKKAQAHHLLTALDNTWGAGLAFNAFDFSEEHLSVDISVHALTKYPSGGGDILMGSVVTRDQKLHHQLFRMHAIQGIAISGDDAAQVQRSLASMRIRYEHQSKSALYLLNWLKTQNTFAQVLHPADPENISHPFWKATCQTEQSAGLVSVIFQPEYEITTVRRFCDALQLFKLGFSWGGPVSLVMLYDLKTMRVLPQQHLQQGVLVRFCIGLEDTEDLIQDIQQALKTIT is encoded by the coding sequence GTGAAACTAAAACCACAAACTGCATTAATCCATGCCCCACGTAAAGCCCCACAATATATAAATACAATCCAAGCTCCCCTGTATCGTGCATCAACAATTATTTTTGAAAATACCGATGCCCTGTTCGATCGTCATTGGACAGATGATTATGATTATAGTTATGGCACCCATGGCACCCCTACGACCTTTACTTTGGGGGATAATATGGCACAAATTGAGGGGGGGAAATATTGCTTACTAGCGCCAAGTGGGTTGTCTGCCATTAACCTCGTCAATTCATGCTTTTTAAGTTATGGCGATGAGGTTTGGGTTGCGGATAATATTTATGGTCCCAATATGGAACATTTACGCAATTTAGAATCACGTTATGGTATTCAGATTAAAGTATATAATTCAATTGATGTTGAAAGCTTCCAACCAACTCCCAAAGCCAAACTGATTTGGTTAGAAGCTGCAGGTTCGGTCACCTTAGAATTTCCAGATTTGGTTAAACTTGTAAAAAAAGCCCAAGCACATCATCTGTTGACAGCTTTAGATAATACCTGGGGTGCAGGTCTAGCTTTTAATGCCTTTGATTTTAGTGAAGAGCATTTATCTGTCGATATTTCAGTACATGCACTAACCAAATACCCTAGTGGTGGCGGTGATATTTTAATGGGCTCTGTGGTCACACGTGATCAAAAATTACATCATCAATTATTTCGTATGCATGCAATACAAGGCATTGCAATCTCTGGAGATGATGCTGCTCAAGTGCAACGTAGTTTAGCTTCTATGCGAATCCGCTACGAACATCAATCAAAAAGTGCCTTATACCTTTTGAACTGGTTAAAAACACAAAATACTTTCGCTCAAGTTTTACATCCTGCTGATCCTGAGAATATCAGCCATCCTTTCTGGAAAGCAACTTGTCAAACCGAACAGAGTGCTGGCTTGGTGAGTGTTATTTTCCAACCTGAATATGAGATAACCACTGTTCGTAGATTTTGCGATGCATTACAACTCTTTAAACTCGGCTTTAGCTGGGGTGGTCCGGTCAGCCTTGTCATGCTCTATGATTTAAAAACTATGCGTGTTTTGCCACAACAACACTTACAACAAGGGGTATTGGTACGCTTTTGTATCGGCTTGGAAGATACCGAGGATTTGATCCAAGATATTCAACAAGCTTTAAAAACCATCACATAA
- a CDS encoding type 1 glutamine amidotransferase, which translates to MRNLKVHYFQHIAGEGFGSCYAYLKAMGAEITATEFFALPLDSQLDIDALPHVDEVDLLMIMGGEMSVNDEANYPWLKIEKRWIRRYLATEKPAIGLCLGGQLIANALGANVSRNPIQEIGWTLINRSQPVLENVFQIPDRMKVMQWHSETFDIPKGAIRLAENHACVNQLYQIGKNVLGFQFHPEITPHSLNIFIDHEEENRVFNNASLQSLNTLRHSQQQDYQMGNMLLNHAIDFVLKIE; encoded by the coding sequence ATGAGAAATTTGAAAGTCCATTATTTTCAACATATTGCAGGCGAAGGCTTTGGCAGTTGCTATGCGTATTTAAAGGCAATGGGTGCTGAAATTACCGCCACAGAGTTTTTTGCTTTGCCACTAGACTCACAATTAGACATAGATGCATTACCGCATGTCGATGAGGTTGATTTACTGATGATCATGGGAGGTGAAATGAGTGTCAATGATGAAGCAAATTATCCATGGTTAAAAATCGAAAAAAGATGGATTCGACGTTATTTGGCGACTGAAAAACCCGCCATAGGCTTGTGTTTAGGAGGGCAACTCATTGCAAATGCGTTAGGGGCAAATGTAAGTCGCAATCCTATACAAGAAATTGGTTGGACTTTAATCAATAGAAGTCAGCCTGTATTAGAAAATGTATTTCAGATTCCAGACCGAATGAAGGTGATGCAATGGCACAGTGAAACCTTTGATATTCCTAAAGGTGCGATCAGGTTAGCAGAAAATCATGCATGCGTGAATCAACTTTATCAAATCGGTAAAAATGTCCTAGGCTTTCAGTTTCACCCTGAAATTACTCCACATAGTTTAAATATTTTTATAGACCACGAAGAAGAAAATAGGGTGTTTAATAATGCATCATTACAGAGTTTGAATACATTAAGGCACTCTCAACAGCAGGATTACCAAATGGGAAATATGCTACTTAATCATGCAATCGATTTTGTTTTAAAGATAGAGTGA
- the rpsJ gene encoding 30S ribosomal protein S10 — translation MSNQRIRIRLKSFDHRLIDQSSQEIVETAKRTGAQVCGPIPMPTRIERFNVLTSPHVNKDARDQYEIRTYKRLIDIVQPTDKTVDALMKLDLAAGVDVQIALG, via the coding sequence ATGTCTAACCAGAGAATTCGTATCCGTCTTAAGTCTTTTGATCATCGCTTAATTGATCAATCTTCTCAAGAGATCGTAGAAACAGCAAAACGTACTGGCGCACAAGTATGTGGTCCAATTCCGATGCCTACTCGCATCGAGCGTTTTAACGTTTTGACATCACCACACGTAAACAAAGATGCGCGTGACCAATACGAGATCCGCACTTATAAACGTTTGATCGACATCGTTCAACCTACAGACAAAACTGTGGATGCATTGATGAAGTTGGATCTTGCAGCTGGTGTTGATGTTCAGATCGCATTGGGTTAA
- the rplC gene encoding 50S ribosomal protein L3, with the protein MAIGLVGRKCGMTRIFTDAGVSVPVTVIEVDPNRITQIKTLETDGYQAIQITTGERRESRVTNAQKGHFAKAGVAAGRLVQEFRATEADLEGREVGGTIGVDLFAVGQIVDVTGQSKGKGFQGGVKRWNFRTQDATHGNSVSHRVLGSTGQNQTPGRVFKGKKMPGHLGDVRVTVQGLEVVSIDAERSVLVVKGAIPGATGGDVIVRPTIKA; encoded by the coding sequence ATGGCTATTGGTTTAGTCGGTCGCAAGTGCGGTATGACACGTATCTTTACAGATGCTGGTGTTTCTGTGCCTGTAACAGTGATTGAGGTTGATCCTAACCGTATCACTCAAATCAAAACGCTTGAAACTGATGGTTATCAAGCGATTCAAATCACTACTGGTGAACGTCGCGAATCTCGCGTAACTAACGCTCAAAAAGGTCACTTTGCGAAAGCGGGTGTTGCTGCTGGCCGTTTGGTTCAAGAGTTTCGTGCTACAGAAGCTGATCTTGAAGGTCGTGAAGTTGGTGGAACTATCGGTGTAGATTTGTTTGCAGTGGGTCAGATTGTTGACGTAACTGGTCAATCTAAAGGTAAAGGCTTCCAAGGTGGTGTTAAGCGTTGGAACTTCCGTACGCAAGATGCTACACATGGTAACTCTGTATCTCACCGTGTTTTAGGTTCTACAGGTCAAAACCAAACTCCTGGTCGCGTATTCAAAGGTAAGAAAATGCCTGGTCACTTAGGTGATGTGCGCGTAACAGTACAAGGTCTTGAAGTTGTATCTATTGACGCTGAACGTTCAGTTCTAGTTGTTAAAGGTGCGATTCCTGGTGCTACTGGTGGCGACGTTATCGTTCGTCCTACGATCAAGGCCTGA